A DNA window from Streptomyces bacillaris contains the following coding sequences:
- a CDS encoding ABC transporter ATP-binding protein, translated as MATQFITEKRTGAEEVSRLAARGVTVGYGGRAVIDDLDVEIPPGVVTTIIGPNGCGKSTLLRTLTRLLKPADGTVVLDGEDIAKLRTRDVAKKLGLLPQAPVAPEGLTVGDLVARGRHPHQSWLRQWSSDDAGVVERALTMTGVADLADRPVDSLSGGQRQRVWISMTLAQGTDLLLLDEPTTYLDLAHAIDVLDLVDDLHESGCTVVMVLHDLNLAARYSDNLIVMRSGRILAQGHPRDVITAELLHEAFGLQAAVIDDPVGDRPLIVPIGRTHVRIEPVNDAPVK; from the coding sequence GTGGCCACGCAGTTCATCACCGAGAAGCGGACCGGGGCCGAGGAGGTCTCGCGGCTGGCCGCGAGGGGCGTCACGGTCGGCTACGGCGGACGGGCCGTCATCGACGATCTCGACGTGGAGATCCCGCCGGGTGTGGTCACCACGATCATCGGCCCCAACGGCTGCGGAAAGTCCACCCTGTTGCGCACCCTGACCCGGCTGCTCAAGCCGGCCGACGGGACGGTCGTGCTGGACGGCGAGGACATCGCGAAGCTCCGCACCCGGGACGTGGCGAAGAAGCTCGGCCTGCTGCCGCAGGCGCCCGTGGCGCCCGAGGGGCTCACCGTGGGGGACCTGGTCGCCCGGGGCCGCCATCCGCACCAGAGCTGGCTGCGCCAGTGGTCCTCGGACGACGCCGGGGTGGTGGAGCGGGCGCTGACCATGACCGGGGTGGCCGATCTGGCCGACCGCCCGGTCGACTCGCTCTCCGGCGGCCAGCGCCAGCGCGTCTGGATCTCCATGACCCTGGCCCAGGGCACCGACCTGCTGCTCCTGGACGAGCCGACCACCTATCTGGACCTCGCCCACGCCATCGACGTGCTCGACCTGGTCGACGATCTGCACGAGTCGGGGTGCACGGTGGTGATGGTGCTGCACGACCTCAACCTCGCCGCCCGCTACAGCGACAACCTCATCGTGATGCGGTCGGGCCGGATCCTGGCCCAGGGACACCCCCGGGACGTGATCACCGCCGAGCTGCTGCACGAGGCCTTCGGGCTGCAGGCCGCGGTGATCGACGATCCGGTGGGCGACCGGCCGCTCATCGTCCCGATCGGCCGCACGCATGTACGGATCGAACCGGTGAACGACGCCCCCGTGAAGTAG
- a CDS encoding iron-siderophore ABC transporter substrate-binding protein: protein MLLHRTTPVRPRRRLAAALSVAALGVGLLTGCGTETEGKKSDDAPAAATGAFPVTVEHAFGSTKVEKAPQRVVSVGYTDDQAILAFGIKPVGMVDQYPNPVGQVPDINTQWPWVKDKWGDTRPEVVMKNGDAGPNFEKIASLRPDLIIAVYSEVDRAAYDKLSKIAPTVGRTRTEKEPFSAPWQDNAVHIAKALGKETEGEELVKGIQEKLDAAKKANPDFADQKAVALSWYKDAVHPFTSTDVRGQLVTGSGFTYQTEIDKVADGNFSTQLSPERIDLIDVDRIFVINDKADTEALKKFELFANLPAVKNGKVSYLLDSEGPAIGAAMSQGTLLSLPYAIDELVKSAK from the coding sequence ATGCTTCTCCATCGAACGACGCCTGTTCGGCCGCGACGGCGGCTGGCCGCGGCACTCTCCGTCGCGGCTCTCGGCGTCGGCCTCCTCACCGGCTGCGGCACCGAGACGGAGGGGAAGAAGAGCGACGACGCCCCGGCCGCCGCCACCGGCGCGTTCCCGGTCACGGTGGAGCACGCCTTCGGGTCCACGAAGGTGGAGAAGGCCCCCCAGCGGGTCGTCTCCGTCGGCTACACGGACGACCAGGCCATCCTGGCCTTCGGCATCAAGCCGGTCGGCATGGTCGACCAGTACCCCAACCCGGTGGGCCAGGTCCCCGACATCAACACCCAGTGGCCCTGGGTGAAGGACAAGTGGGGCGACACCCGCCCCGAGGTCGTCATGAAGAACGGCGACGCGGGCCCCAACTTCGAGAAGATCGCCTCCCTGCGCCCGGACCTGATCATCGCGGTCTACTCCGAGGTCGACCGGGCCGCCTACGACAAGCTCTCCAAGATCGCCCCCACCGTCGGCCGCACCAGGACCGAGAAGGAGCCCTTCAGCGCTCCCTGGCAGGACAACGCGGTGCACATCGCCAAGGCGCTCGGCAAGGAGACCGAGGGCGAGGAGCTGGTGAAGGGCATCCAGGAGAAGCTGGACGCGGCCAAGAAGGCCAACCCCGACTTCGCGGACCAGAAGGCCGTCGCCCTCTCCTGGTACAAGGACGCGGTGCACCCCTTCACCTCCACCGATGTGCGCGGACAGCTGGTGACGGGCAGCGGCTTCACGTACCAGACCGAGATCGACAAGGTCGCCGACGGCAACTTCTCCACCCAGCTCTCGCCCGAGCGCATCGACCTGATCGACGTCGACCGCATCTTCGTCATCAACGACAAGGCCGACACCGAGGCGCTGAAGAAGTTCGAGCTGTTCGCCAACCTCCCCGCCGTCAAGAACGGCAAGGTCTCCTACCTGCTGGACAGCGAGGGCCCGGCCATCGGCGCCGCCATGTCCCAGGGCACCCTGCTCTCCCTGCCGTACGCGATCGACGAACTCGTGAAGTCGGCCAAGTAG
- a CDS encoding ABC transporter ATP-binding protein translates to MNVTDIPAAPTKLRTATGREATGWVAAHCRRAPWLTLSTVLTTVAGAALQVVPVLLLGRVVDGVVGGEPRSVLITVGVLMGAAALLGAAATAASTYLIGRLGAELLAQLRESAVRAVLGMPSARVEQVGRGDVLSRVGDDVAVLSKGIRQAIPTVFSAGVLVAIATLGMFGLDWRLGIAGACALPAYAFALRWYLPRSAPLYRKQRIAQADRAQALISGLNGIDTVRAYRLEGDVREKVTAESWRVRNLGIEVFRFFGRFVGRENRAEFIGLVLILVVGYALLEADAATLGEVSAAPLMFHRLFTPLGAIMFTFDEAQKSGASLTRLVGVLGEPAEQRLVGDASVARAEDVPYAVTVENLTFSYPDTEEPVLREVGLSIPAGGSLALVGATGAGKSTLAALIAGIGTPQSGAVRIGSRDLAGLDEAEARSLVSILTQETHVFSGPLSDDLRLAAPEASDEELMEALRTVGADGWVELLPGGLHAMVGEGGERLDVTKVAQVALARLVLSRSPVVVLDESTAEAGSEGAAELERAVLAACAGRTTLFVAHRLTQAMAADRIAVLDAGRVVEEGTHEELVALGGMYARLWRAWREGS, encoded by the coding sequence GTGAACGTCACCGACATCCCCGCGGCCCCGACGAAGCTGCGTACGGCGACGGGGAGGGAGGCCACCGGATGGGTCGCGGCACACTGCCGCAGAGCCCCGTGGCTCACCCTCTCCACCGTGCTCACCACCGTCGCCGGGGCGGCCCTCCAAGTGGTCCCCGTGCTCCTGCTGGGCCGGGTGGTCGACGGGGTGGTCGGTGGCGAACCGCGTTCGGTGCTCATCACCGTCGGCGTACTGATGGGGGCCGCCGCGCTGCTCGGCGCGGCGGCCACCGCGGCCTCCACGTACCTCATCGGGCGGCTGGGCGCCGAACTGCTCGCCCAGCTCCGCGAGAGCGCCGTCCGGGCCGTGCTCGGGATGCCGAGCGCCCGCGTCGAACAGGTCGGCCGGGGCGATGTGCTCTCCCGGGTCGGGGACGACGTGGCCGTGCTCTCCAAGGGCATCCGGCAGGCCATCCCCACCGTCTTCTCGGCCGGGGTGCTGGTCGCCATCGCCACCCTCGGCATGTTCGGCCTGGACTGGCGGCTCGGCATCGCCGGCGCCTGCGCCCTGCCCGCGTACGCCTTCGCCCTCCGCTGGTATCTGCCGCGCTCCGCGCCCCTCTACCGCAAGCAGCGCATCGCCCAGGCGGACCGCGCCCAGGCGCTGATCAGCGGGCTCAACGGGATAGACACCGTACGGGCGTACCGCCTGGAGGGCGACGTCCGCGAGAAGGTCACCGCCGAGTCCTGGCGGGTGCGCAACCTCGGCATCGAGGTCTTCCGCTTCTTCGGCCGGTTCGTCGGACGGGAGAACCGCGCCGAGTTCATCGGCCTCGTCCTGATCCTGGTGGTCGGATACGCCCTCCTGGAGGCCGACGCCGCGACGCTCGGTGAGGTCTCGGCCGCCCCGCTGATGTTCCACCGGCTGTTCACTCCGCTCGGCGCCATCATGTTCACCTTCGACGAGGCCCAGAAGTCCGGCGCCAGCCTCACCCGCCTGGTCGGGGTGCTGGGGGAGCCGGCGGAGCAGCGGCTCGTGGGCGACGCCTCCGTCGCCCGCGCCGAGGACGTGCCGTACGCGGTCACGGTGGAGAACCTGACCTTCAGCTATCCCGACACCGAGGAACCGGTGCTGCGGGAGGTCGGCCTGTCCATTCCGGCCGGTGGTTCCCTGGCGCTGGTGGGCGCGACGGGGGCCGGCAAATCGACCCTGGCCGCGCTGATCGCCGGTATCGGGACCCCGCAGTCCGGAGCCGTACGCATCGGGTCCCGGGATCTCGCCGGGCTCGACGAGGCCGAGGCACGGTCCCTGGTGAGCATCCTGACCCAGGAGACGCACGTCTTCTCCGGGCCGCTCTCCGACGATCTGCGCCTCGCCGCGCCCGAGGCGAGCGACGAGGAGCTGATGGAGGCGCTGCGGACGGTCGGCGCCGACGGCTGGGTCGAACTGCTCCCCGGCGGACTGCACGCCATGGTCGGGGAGGGCGGTGAGCGGCTGGACGTCACCAAGGTCGCACAAGTCGCACTGGCCCGGCTGGTGTTGAGCCGCTCCCCGGTGGTCGTCCTGGACGAGTCGACCGCCGAGGCGGGCAGCGAGGGCGCCGCCGAGCTGGAGCGTGCCGTCCTGGCCGCCTGCGCGGGCCGCACCACGCTCTTCGTCGCCCACCGGCTGACCCAGGCCATGGCGGCGGACCGGATCGCCGTCCTGGACGCGGGCCGGGTGGTGGAGGAGGGCACACACGAGGAACTGGTGGCGCTCGGGGGCATGTACGCGCGACTGTGGCGTGCGTGGCGCGAAGGCAGTTAG